The sequence TCTACACCTTCTGGTAAGTTAATACTACCAGTTACATCTGTTGTTCTGAAATAAAACTGTGGCTTATATCCATCAAAGAATGGAGTATGACGTCCACCTTCTTCTTTACTTAATACATAAACCTCTGCTTTAAACTTAGTATGTGGAGTAATGCTTCCAGGCTTAGCTAATACCTGTCCACGTTCGATGTCTTCTCTTTTTACACCTCTTAATAATGCTCCAATGTTGTCTCCAGCTTGCGCTTCATCCATCATCTTACGGAACATTTCTACTCCTGTTACAGTTGTAGTTTCAGTATCTTTGATTCCTACGATTTCTACTTCATCTCCAACTTTAATTACACCTTGCTCTACACGACCTGTAGCTACTGTTCCACGTCCAGTAATACTGAATACGTCCTCTACAGGCATTAAGAATTCTTTGTCTGTATCTCTTTCTGGAGTTGGGATATACTCATCTACTGCATCCATTAATTCGATGATCTTTTCTCCCCATTCACTACTTGGATCTTCTAAAGCTTTAAGCGCAGATCCAACTACTACTGGAGCTTCATCTCCATCAAATTCATATTCATTCATTAATTCTCTTACTTCCATCTCTACTAATTCGATTAACTCTTCGTCATCAACCATATCTGCTTTATTTAAGAATACTACTATTTTAGGAATTCCTACCTGACGTCCTAATAATAAATGCTCTCTTGTTTGAGGCATTGGACCATCAGCAGCTGATACGATCAAGATTCCTCCATCCATTTGTGCTGCTCCTGTAATCATATTCTTTACATAATCAGCATGTCCTGGACAATCAACGTGAGCATAGTGACGATTTTCTGTCTCATACTCTACGTGAGAAGTTGCAATTGTAATTCCTCTTTCTCTTTCTTCTGGTGCATTATCGATATCTTCAAAGTTAGATCCACCTACACCCTTTGATAATACCTTTGTAATTGCAGCTGTTGTTGTTGTCTTCCCATGGTCTACGTGACCGATTGTACCAATATTAACATGAGGTTTCGTTCTTTCAAACTTTTCTTTTGCCATTTTATTCCCTCCTAGTTTATGTATAGCTAATATTATATAAATTAAAGGTGATATGGGATCACCTATTTATACACAAATTATTTGATTAAATGGAGCCCACAACCGGATTTGAACCGGTGACCCCATCCTTACCATGGATGTGCTCTACCGACTGAGCTATGTGGGCTGGAGCGGGAAACCGGACTCGAACCGGCGACACCCAGCTTGGAAGGCTGGTGCTCTAGCCAACTGAGCTACTCCCGCATACTACTTAGTTTACAATTAATAATTTATAATGTATAACTAAAATCTTTAGACCTTAAGATTTGTAATTATCAATTTTTAATTGTAAATTGATTTTAATGGTGGAGGGAGAAGGATTTGAACCTTCGAAGGCATCGCCGGCAGATTTACAGTCTGCTCCCTTTGGCCACTCGGGCATCCCTCCAATTCATAAACTCAAACTGAAACAACACTAATATTATATGACTTTTATTACAGCAGGTCAAGAATTAAATCTATTTGTTTTATTGAATTATTATCCATTTGAGTTTATTAAATCTATTCAAATGCTATTTACTCCTGTTTTATCTAGATATCATTCTTTTCTAAAAACTCTTCTAATTTTCTTTTTATTCTTTGCAAAGCATTATCCACTGACTTAACATGGCGATCTAATGAAGCAGCTATATCTTGATAGCTTTTCCCTTTTAGATATTCCATCAATACTTGCAACTCCAATTCACTCAACATCTCTTTTATACTAGTTTCTAAAACTTCATAAGCTTCATAAGTTATAAACAACTCTTCAGGGTTAGATAGTTTACTCCCCTTCAATACATCTAATAAGGTCCGATCAGAATCTTCACTAAAGATAGGTTTATTTAACGATATATATGAATTCAACGGTTGATGTTTAAGCCTTGTAGCAGTCTTGATAGCAGTTATAATCTGCCTTGTCACACATAACTCTGCAAAAGCACGAAAGGATGCTAATTCTTCAACTTTATAATCCCTAATAGCTTTATATAAACCGATCATCCCTTCTTGTACTATATCTTCCCTGTCTGCTCCAATCAAAAAATAGGATCTAGATTTAATCTTAACGAAATTTCTGTATTTTCTAATTAAATATTCTAAAGCTACTTCATCTCCATCTTGAGCAAATTCTACAATCTCATCATCTGTCATTTTATTATAATTAATATATTGTTTACACTTTAAGTTTAGGTTCACCCATAATCCCCCTCCGCCTCTCATCCTCAAGATTACAATTAATATTATAACTTATGTAATCTTAGCTAGTCAAGAAGGATATAGGTGTAACTTTTTCCTTGTTTTAATTTTTAGGATTAATTTTAATAATAGTATCTCTAGGTGAATAAATATCCTTGGAGATAAATTCATTTTTTATTATTTTATCTCCTTTTTTCACTAATCTTCTAACCAACACTTCAAAACCATTTTTTCCAGACTGCAAAACTTGTTTAGAACCTAACTCTAAACTTTTATCAACCTCTCTTATCACCTTAGGACTTAACACCTTGGATTTAGTAGTTATTATTTCAACATTATTTTCATTAGTTTTACCCAACACAGCTAATGTTAATTGATTATTAACTAGATTAGCCATAATCATAATCGGATATTTAGTATTATTCTTAAATCTAAAATCAATTTGGCCATAATAAACAGTTGCTCCTCTACCTAGAGGAACATAGCCAACAGGAAGAGAATGTTTATTTCGTTCAATCACTTTTAAATTGGCTAATAATATCGAATTATAAAGAGTAGAAGAAACTTGGCAAACTCCTCCTCCAATCCCTTTAACAAATTTACCATTAATAATTTCTAGAGCTTCCTTATATCCTCTGCTTTTTATTCTAGGACCAACTATTTTATTAAATGAAAATATTTCATTAGGCATAATAAGCGTACCACTTATTTGTTCAGAAGCTATCTTTATATTATTATATCTATTTATATCAGCTTTATCAAAATAAGTTGTATAGGTCGCTACAATATTATTCAATTTATATTTCTTAATATTATCTATTACTCTATCCTCTTTAAAATCAGCAAAAATATTTCTTGAAAAAACAAACAGAAACAATATTAAAAAAATAAAACATATACTATTTGTTTTCTTGAACACTCCCCTACTCCTCTCTCATTCTTTGTCGAAGAGATTCATAAATTAGTATTCCAGCTGCTACTGATGCATTTAAAGAATCTACATGTCCTTTCATAGGCAACTTAACTAAAA is a genomic window of Orenia marismortui DSM 5156 containing:
- the sigH gene encoding RNA polymerase sporulation sigma factor SigH, whose protein sequence is MNLNLKCKQYINYNKMTDDEIVEFAQDGDEVALEYLIRKYRNFVKIKSRSYFLIGADREDIVQEGMIGLYKAIRDYKVEELASFRAFAELCVTRQIITAIKTATRLKHQPLNSYISLNKPIFSEDSDRTLLDVLKGSKLSNPEELFITYEAYEVLETSIKEMLSELELQVLMEYLKGKSYQDIAASLDRHVKSVDNALQRIKRKLEEFLEKNDI
- the tuf gene encoding elongation factor Tu, whose amino-acid sequence is MAKEKFERTKPHVNIGTIGHVDHGKTTTTAAITKVLSKGVGGSNFEDIDNAPEERERGITIATSHVEYETENRHYAHVDCPGHADYVKNMITGAAQMDGGILIVSAADGPMPQTREHLLLGRQVGIPKIVVFLNKADMVDDEELIELVEMEVRELMNEYEFDGDEAPVVVGSALKALEDPSSEWGEKIIELMDAVDEYIPTPERDTDKEFLMPVEDVFSITGRGTVATGRVEQGVIKVGDEVEIVGIKDTETTTVTGVEMFRKMMDEAQAGDNIGALLRGVKREDIERGQVLAKPGSITPHTKFKAEVYVLSKEEGGRHTPFFDGYKPQFYFRTTDVTGSINLPEGVEMVMPGDNIEMEGSLISPIAMDEGLRFAIREGGRTVGAGVVTEIIE
- a CDS encoding VanW family protein produces the protein MFKKTNSICFIFLILFLFVFSRNIFADFKEDRVIDNIKKYKLNNIVATYTTYFDKADINRYNNIKIASEQISGTLIMPNEIFSFNKIVGPRIKSRGYKEALEIINGKFVKGIGGGVCQVSSTLYNSILLANLKVIERNKHSLPVGYVPLGRGATVYYGQIDFRFKNNTKYPIMIMANLVNNQLTLAVLGKTNENNVEIITTKSKVLSPKVIREVDKSLELGSKQVLQSGKNGFEVLVRRLVKKGDKIIKNEFISKDIYSPRDTIIKINPKN